In the Paroedura picta isolate Pp20150507F chromosome 15, Ppicta_v3.0, whole genome shotgun sequence genome, one interval contains:
- the MAD2L2 gene encoding mitotic spindle assembly checkpoint protein MAD2B, producing the protein MTTLTRQDLNFGQVVADVLSEFLEVAVHLILYVREVYPTGIFQKRKKYNIPVQMSCHPELNQYIQDTLHCIKPLLEKNDVEKVVVVILDKEHHPVERFVFEITQPPLLSISSDSLLNHVEQLLRAFILKISVCDAVLDNNPPGCTFTVLVHTREAATRNMEKIQVIKDFPWILADEQDVHMQDPRLIPLKTMTSDILKMQLYVEERAQKGS; encoded by the exons ATGACCACGCTCACCCGGCAGGACCTCAACTTTGGCCAAG TTGTCGCTGACGTGCTTTCCGAATTTTTGGAAGTGGCCGTGCACCTCATCCTTTATGTCCGGGAAGTGTACCCCACTGGGATTTTCCAAAAGAGGAAAAAGTACAACATTCCCGTCCAG ATGTCTTGCCACCCGGAGTTGAATCAGTACATCCAGGACACCCTGCATTGTATCAAACCCCTGCTGGAAAAG AACGATGTGGAGAAAGTCGTGGTGGTCATCCTGGACAAAGAGCACCATCCCGTGGAGAGATTTGTGTTCGAAATCACCCAGCCGCCCCTGCTGTCCATCAG CTCCGATTCCCTCTTGAACCACGTGGAACAACTGCTGCGCGCTTTTATTCTGAAGATCAGTGTGTGCGACGCAGTCCTGGACAACAACCCTCCAG GCTGCACTTTCACCGTCTTGGTCCACACCAGAGAAGCTGCCACCCGGAACATGGAAAAGATCCAGGTGATCAAG GATTTCCCCTGGATCTTAGCCGACGAACAGGACGTCCACATGCAAGACCCGCGGCTGATCCCGCTGAAGACCATGACGTCGGATATTTTGAAG ATGCAGCTTTACGTAGAAGAGCGA
- the DRAXIN gene encoding draxin → MAPLPAFSALFLLIFCLLTFRPTDSLEPGPGVPSPPTVTRSFQAQDPWASQPRSVTRHSRPGLLRQEWPHRGMPARARVSGEANLWHLRGRPASLRQKDIFLGFTFPYPEQENHAPGSERGKKQNRELRRHSRRDRLKQHRGKGPDPGPSALYKKPENFEEQFQALQTEGSPTGSAPTSLFGSTSKRSTEEPPALQATSPRPRAHARHEGDVLPTLDMTLFDWTDYEDLRPDMWASSWKKEKQRSKAGGNETTSAEGEPCDHHLDCLPGSCCDLREHLCKPHNRGLNNKCYDDCMCMEGLRCYAKFHRNRRVTRRKGRCVEPEAADGDQGSFINV, encoded by the exons atggcccccctccctgccttttccGCCCTTTTCCTCCTCATCTTCTGCCTGCTGACTTTCCGCCCCACGGACTCCCTCGAGCCGGGCCCCGGGGTCCCCAGCCCCCCAACAGTCACCCGCAGCTTCCAGGCGCAGGATCCGTGGGCCTCCCAGCCACGATCCGTGACGCGCCACAGCAGACCCGGCCTCCTGAGGCAGGAGTGGCCCCACCGTGGGATGCCGGCCCGGGCCAGGGTCTCTGGGGAGGCCAACCTGTGGCACCTGAGGGGACGGCCCGCCAGCCTCCGGCAGAAGgacattttcctgggcttcaCCTTCCCGTACCCTGAGCAGGAGAACCACGCCCCGGGGTCGGAAAGAGGGAAGAAGCAGAACCGGGAGCTCCGACGGCACAGCCGCAGGGACCGGCTGAAACAGCACCGAG GCAAAGGTCCTGATCCAGGGCCAAGTGCGCTATATAAAAAGCCTGAAAACTTTGAGGAGCAGTTTCAGGCCCTCCAGACCGAAGGTTCTCCTACAGGATCGGCTCCCACCTCCCTTTTCGGTTCCACGTCAAAGAGGTCGACCGAAGAACCCCCTGCTCTCCAAGCGACATCTCCCCGGCCTCGGGCCCACGCCAGGCACGAGGGGGACGTGCTGCCCACCCTGGACATGACTCTCTTCGACTGGACGGATTACGAAGATCTCCGGCCAGACATGTGGGCCTCATCCTGGAAGAAAG aGAAACAGCGGAGTAAGGCTGGGGGGAATGAGACCACGTCCGCCGAAGGGGAGCCCTGTGACCATCATCTCGACTGCCTTCCAG GCTCCTGCTGCGACCTGCGAGAACACCTCTGCAAGCCCCACAACCGTGGCCTGAACAACAAGTGTTACGATGACTGCATGTGCATGGAGG GTCTGCGCTGCTATGCCAAATTCCACCGCAACCGGAGGGTGACCCGGCGAAAAGGCCGCTGTGTGGAGCCAGAGGCCGCAGATGGAGATCAAGGATCTTTTATCAATGTCTAG
- the AGTRAP gene encoding type-1 angiotensin II receptor-associated protein, translating into MEVPAVNLKAIVLVHWLLTTWGFMALWLPPSYAWGNFTILAVGVWAVAQRDSVDAILMFLTGLLLTILTDIVHISLSYPALSNLSDTVRFSTGMAIFNLLLKPLSCFFAYQMYRERGGEYAFNLGFLGVPQDQSSYQSIDHAEPPRPFPDASSKAAPPRPY; encoded by the exons ATGGAGGTGCCGGCGGTGAACCTCAAG GCCATTGTCCTGGTGCACTGGCTTCTGACGACGTG ggGCTTCATGGCGTTGTGGCTGCCCCCCTCCTATGCCTGGGGGAACTTCACCATCCTGGCCGTGGGTGTCTGGGCTGTCGCCCAGCGGGATTCCGTCGATGCCATCCTCATG ttcCTCACCGGCCTGCTCCTGACCATCCTCACAGACATCGTGCACATCAGCCTGAGTTACCCAGCCCTGAGTAACCTCTCCGACACGGTACGCTTCAGCACCGGCATGGCGATCTTCAACCTCCTCCTGAAGCCGCTTTCCTGTTTCTTTGCCTACCAGATGTACCGAGAACGTGGCGGAGAATACGCCTTCAATTTAG GTTTCCTTGGTGTGCCGCAGGATCAGAGCTCGTACCAGTCCATAGACCACGCGGAGCCCCCGCGGCCCTTCCCAGATGCGTCCAGCAAGGCGGCCCCCCCACGCCCCTACTGA